From one Gemella morbillorum genomic stretch:
- a CDS encoding VOC family protein has product MIFESIHHIAIIGRNYNKTKEFYIEKLGFEIISEHHRVDKNDIIINVEKENVVLEIFIKEDAPLRPPIPNPENTGLRHLAFKVKDVEKNT; this is encoded by the coding sequence ATGATATTTGAAAGCATTCATCATATAGCAATAATAGGAAGAAATTATAATAAAACTAAAGAATTTTATATTGAAAAATTAGGTTTCGAAATAATAAGTGAGCATCATCGAGTAGATAAAAATGATATTATAATAAATGTAGAAAAAGAAAATGTAGTTTTAGAAATATTTATAAAAGAAGATGCACCATTACGCCCTCCAATACCTAATCCAGAAAACACAGGACTTAGGCATTTGGCGTTCAAGGTAAAGGATGTAGAAAAAAACACTTGA
- a CDS encoding copper homeostasis protein CutC, with product MLKVEVCANSVKDCLISQSLGAHRIELVSASYLGGLTPNLSVLDMVLEKGVILPIMAMVRPRGGGFCYSDLEKEQMFREAKELLKHGANGLVFGFLTENNEIDWLATEKMIELCDKYNAESVFHRAFDCASNPEYNIQRLIGLGCTRILTSGLANNVKRGAKLIKLFQEKYGQHIEILAGAGITSDNIEKILEKTGVKQIHGTFKKYMNDTTTSRDEVSFAYTDKGDYEEVDPEELMKVLVSSRNYEMT from the coding sequence ATGTTAAAAGTAGAAGTTTGTGCGAATAGTGTAAAGGATTGTTTGATTTCCCAAAGCTTGGGGGCTCATAGAATAGAGTTGGTAAGTGCAAGTTATTTAGGTGGGCTAACACCCAATCTTAGTGTCTTAGATATGGTTCTTGAAAAAGGTGTAATATTACCCATTATGGCAATGGTACGTCCGCGTGGTGGTGGTTTTTGTTATAGTGATTTAGAAAAAGAACAAATGTTTAGGGAGGCAAAAGAATTATTAAAACATGGAGCTAATGGTCTTGTTTTTGGTTTTTTAACAGAAAATAATGAAATTGATTGGCTAGCAACAGAGAAAATGATAGAACTTTGTGACAAATATAATGCAGAAAGTGTTTTTCATAGAGCTTTTGACTGTGCAAGTAATCCTGAATATAATATTCAACGCTTAATTGGATTAGGTTGTACTAGAATATTAACAAGTGGATTGGCTAATAACGTAAAAAGAGGGGCTAAATTAATAAAGTTATTCCAAGAAAAATATGGACAACATATTGAAATTTTAGCAGGAGCAGGGATAACAAGTGATAATATAGAGAAAATACTTGAAAAAACAGGTGTAAAACAAATTCATGGAACTTTTAAGAAATATATGAATGATACCACAACAAGTCGAGATGAAGTATCTTTTGCCTATACGGATAAAGGGGATTATGAAGAGGTAGATCCAGAAGAATTGATGAAAGTTTTAGTTAGTAGTAGAAATTATGAGATGACTTAA
- the trxB gene encoding thioredoxin-disulfide reductase, with product MSEKIYDLIIVGAGPAGMTASIYASRANMSVLMLERKYPGGQMLSTEEIENYTGYEMVTGPELSEKMFEHSKKFGTEFAFGNITKVEVRDDLKYLTAGENEYVAKSVIIATGSEHKLLNIPGEEQFSGKGVSYCAVCDGAFFRNKEVIVIGGGDSAIEEALYLSNLVSKVTVIHRRDELRAQKILQDRAFAKENIHFIWDSIPLEIKGERRVSSVEIRNVKTGEESSVSADGIFIYVGMLPQTEDFKTLGITNEAGYIPTNEKLETKVAGIFAAGDVREKEIRQVITAASDGAIAAQSAYSYVERL from the coding sequence ATGTCAGAAAAAATTTACGATTTAATTATTGTTGGAGCAGGACCTGCAGGGATGACTGCTTCTATTTATGCATCACGTGCTAATATGTCAGTATTAATGTTGGAGAGAAAATACCCAGGTGGTCAAATGCTTTCAACGGAAGAAATAGAAAACTATACGGGATATGAGATGGTAACTGGACCAGAACTATCAGAGAAAATGTTTGAACATTCTAAAAAGTTTGGAACAGAATTTGCTTTTGGAAATATTACAAAAGTAGAAGTTAGAGATGATTTAAAATATTTAACAGCTGGTGAGAATGAATATGTAGCGAAGTCAGTAATTATTGCGACAGGTTCAGAGCATAAGTTGTTAAATATCCCTGGAGAAGAACAATTCTCAGGAAAAGGTGTAAGTTACTGTGCTGTTTGTGATGGAGCGTTCTTTAGAAATAAAGAGGTAATAGTAATTGGTGGAGGAGACTCTGCTATTGAAGAAGCACTATACTTATCAAACTTAGTAAGTAAAGTAACTGTTATTCACCGTCGTGATGAACTACGAGCTCAAAAGATTTTACAAGATAGGGCATTTGCTAAAGAAAATATTCACTTTATTTGGGATAGTATTCCATTAGAAATTAAAGGTGAAAGAAGAGTTTCTTCTGTAGAAATCCGTAATGTAAAAACAGGAGAAGAAAGTTCTGTTTCAGCAGATGGTATTTTCATCTATGTAGGTATGTTACCACAAACAGAAGATTTTAAAACACTAGGAATTACAAATGAAGCAGGATATATCCCAACTAACGAAAAATTAGAGACAAAAGTAGCTGGTATTTTTGCAGCAGGTGATGTTCGTGAAAAAGAAATTCGCCAAGTAATAACTGCAGCTTCTGATGGAGCTATCGCTGCACAAAGTGCATACAGTTATGTAGAAAGATTATAG
- the lgt gene encoding prolipoprotein diacylglyceryl transferase yields the protein MTLGYLDPIAFYLFSKPIYWYGIIIAMTVLVAYMMADHEATKRGLKKETMLDLLLIALPIAFIFARAYYVVFRWDYYSTRKDEIIAIWDGGIAIYGGLLGGFLVLYFFARRRGIKIIKMLDIIAPSLLVGQMLGRWGNFFNHEAYGEVVSREFLEKRFIPDFIIENMYIDGAYRQPTFLYESLWCFIALVILLLIRNKLAQSEVFAMYIVLYGVERFIVEGMRTDSLYIGSLRVSQVLSLVFVIGSLIYLIMLNTKYKDKKVLYIES from the coding sequence ATGACTTTAGGATATTTAGATCCAATTGCCTTTTATTTATTTTCAAAACCAATTTATTGGTATGGAATAATAATTGCAATGACAGTGCTAGTTGCATATATGATGGCAGACCATGAAGCAACAAAGCGAGGCTTAAAAAAAGAGACGATGCTAGATTTATTACTTATAGCATTGCCAATAGCATTTATATTTGCACGTGCGTATTATGTAGTGTTTAGATGGGATTATTATAGTACTCGAAAAGATGAAATAATTGCAATTTGGGATGGTGGAATAGCGATATACGGCGGATTATTGGGAGGATTTTTAGTATTATACTTCTTTGCAAGACGCCGTGGAATAAAAATTATTAAAATGTTAGATATTATAGCTCCTAGTCTTTTAGTTGGACAAATGCTGGGGCGCTGGGGGAATTTCTTTAACCATGAGGCATATGGAGAAGTAGTTAGTCGAGAATTCTTGGAAAAAAGGTTTATACCAGATTTTATTATAGAAAATATGTACATAGACGGAGCCTACCGTCAACCAACGTTTTTATATGAAAGCCTTTGGTGTTTTATTGCTTTAGTTATTTTATTATTAATCCGTAATAAGTTGGCTCAAAGTGAAGTGTTTGCAATGTATATAGTTCTTTATGGTGTAGAGCGCTTTATAGTAGAAGGTATGAGAACAGACTCATTGTATATCGGTTCATTAAGAGTATCTCAAGTTCTTTCACTAGTATTTGTTATAGGAAGTCTGATATACTTAATAATGCTTAATACAAAATATAAAGATAAAAAAGTTTTGTATATAGAATCATAA
- the hprK gene encoding HPr(Ser) kinase/phosphatase has product MKKLTTRDIVERLKLEVISGEAGLDREITTEELSRPALQLAGYFSHYSPQRIQILGTSELSFFKLIADAEKKSRTRMLCTRITPCIIISTNHDVPEELIAASNEYDTPVLRSTQETTKLMGNITNYIQKEFAPTTSVHGVFIEVYGIGVLITGESGIGKSEVALELINRGHRLVADDRVDIKEIERGLLIGSCESTLIKHLLEIRGLGIINVMTLFGTGAVRSDKRLQLNVHLETWNDNKQYDRIGLGNEYKEILNSKIEKKTIPVRPGRNVAIIIETAAMNYRLNQMGINTAEDFTDRLAEEIKKNNMKSEEE; this is encoded by the coding sequence ATGAAAAAACTAACAACAAGAGATATTGTAGAAAGATTAAAACTAGAAGTAATAAGTGGAGAAGCTGGTTTAGATCGTGAGATAACGACTGAGGAGTTATCACGACCTGCTTTGCAACTTGCGGGCTATTTTTCACATTATTCTCCACAGAGAATTCAAATATTAGGAACAAGTGAATTATCATTTTTTAAATTAATAGCAGATGCTGAAAAAAAATCTCGAACACGTATGTTATGTACGAGAATAACGCCTTGTATCATTATTTCAACAAATCATGATGTTCCAGAAGAACTAATTGCAGCATCAAATGAATATGATACACCAGTTTTAAGGAGTACTCAAGAAACTACAAAACTTATGGGGAATATTACAAATTATATTCAAAAAGAATTTGCTCCAACAACTTCTGTTCATGGAGTTTTTATTGAAGTTTATGGAATAGGTGTATTGATTACGGGGGAAAGCGGTATTGGTAAAAGTGAGGTAGCGCTAGAACTTATTAATCGTGGGCATAGATTAGTAGCTGATGATAGAGTTGATATTAAAGAAATAGAGCGTGGATTATTAATTGGTAGTTGCGAGTCTACGCTTATTAAACACTTATTGGAAATTCGAGGACTAGGTATTATAAATGTAATGACATTATTTGGAACAGGAGCAGTAAGAAGTGATAAACGCTTGCAACTTAATGTACATTTAGAAACATGGAATGATAATAAGCAATATGATAGGATTGGATTAGGAAACGAATATAAGGAAATACTAAACTCAAAAATAGAGAAAAAAACTATTCCTGTTCGACCAGGGCGAAATGTTGCAATTATTATTGAAACTGCAGCTATGAATTATCGCTTAAATCAAATGGGTATTAATACTGCAGAAGATTTTACTGATCGGTTAGCGGAAGAAATAAAAAAGAATAATATGAAAAGTGAGGAAGAATAA
- a CDS encoding phage holin family protein — MQKSKSILWTAVKSIVVNTLIVLAFSGLFRSSLLIDKPSYGFYGATLITLMYMFIRPLLMFISIVPIIMTFGIFIVVINAGIILLVSYLLAPHFIVSSFGSAFFLAIFISIFNALLNTGDRKIIIKRF, encoded by the coding sequence ATGCAGAAAAGTAAATCAATATTATGGACGGCAGTAAAGAGTATTGTTGTCAACACGTTGATTGTTCTTGCTTTTTCAGGATTATTTAGATCAAGCTTATTAATAGATAAACCTAGTTATGGATTTTATGGAGCAACACTAATAACATTGATGTATATGTTTATTAGACCATTACTAATGTTTATAAGTATTGTGCCAATAATTATGACTTTTGGTATATTTATTGTTGTAATAAATGCAGGTATAATATTGTTAGTATCATATCTGTTGGCACCACATTTTATTGTTTCATCTTTCGGATCGGCATTCTTTTTAGCAATTTTTATATCTATCTTTAATGCATTATTAAATACAGGAGATAGAAAAATTATAATAAAAAGATTTTAG
- a CDS encoding manganese-dependent inorganic pyrophosphatase: MTNILIFGHKNPDTDSICSAIVYNNLKRLQGMDTEAVRLGELNDETKYALEYFNVSTPRLVEELKEGQHVILVDHNEFQQSANGIEKAVIREVIDHHRIANFETAGPLYYRAEPLGCTATILKKIYEEQSVHIDKQMAGLMLSALISDSLLLKSPTCTLRDKVAAEELAKIAGVNLEEYGLAMLKAGASTKDKKAEELITLDAKEFILGDDKLIVAQINTVDEKEVADRKEELANAINSEISKKSLSAFVFVITNILTSNSEVLVLGAKQDNVAAAFGKTLANDFMTLEGVVSRKKQVVPQITEEFTK, translated from the coding sequence ATGACTAATATTTTAATTTTTGGACACAAAAATCCTGATACAGATAGTATCTGTTCAGCAATTGTTTATAATAACTTAAAAAGATTACAAGGTATGGATACTGAAGCGGTAAGACTTGGCGAATTAAATGATGAAACTAAGTATGCATTAGAATATTTCAATGTAAGCACACCACGTCTTGTAGAGGAATTAAAAGAAGGACAACATGTTATTTTAGTTGACCATAATGAATTTCAACAATCTGCTAATGGAATAGAAAAAGCTGTTATTCGTGAGGTAATTGATCATCACCGTATCGCAAACTTTGAAACAGCGGGACCTCTATACTACCGTGCAGAACCACTAGGATGTACAGCAACAATCCTTAAAAAAATCTATGAAGAACAAAGTGTCCATATTGACAAGCAAATGGCAGGACTAATGTTATCAGCACTTATTTCTGATTCATTATTACTAAAATCACCAACATGTACATTACGAGATAAAGTAGCAGCAGAAGAACTAGCTAAAATAGCAGGTGTGAACTTAGAAGAATATGGTCTAGCTATGCTTAAAGCAGGAGCATCTACTAAAGACAAAAAAGCAGAAGAGTTAATCACACTAGATGCTAAAGAATTTATTCTAGGCGATGATAAACTTATTGTTGCTCAAATTAATACAGTTGATGAAAAAGAAGTAGCAGATCGTAAAGAAGAATTAGCAAATGCTATTAACTCAGAAATTTCTAAAAAATCTTTATCAGCATTTGTATTTGTAATTACTAATATCTTAACTTCAAATTCTGAGGTATTAGTATTAGGAGCAAAACAAGACAATGTTGCTGCAGCATTCGGGAAAACTCTTGCTAATGACTTTATGACATTAGAAGGTGTTGTTTCTCGTAAAAAACAAGTAGTTCCTCAAATCACAGAAGAATTCACAAAATAG